Proteins encoded by one window of Cheilinus undulatus linkage group 13, ASM1832078v1, whole genome shotgun sequence:
- the xrn1 gene encoding 5'-3' exoribonuclease 1, whose protein sequence is MGVPKFYRWISERYPCLSEVVKEHQIPEFDNLYLDMNGIIHQCSHPNDEDVHFRISEEKIFADIFHYLEVLFRIIKPRKVFFMAVDGVAPRAKMNQQRGRRFRSAKEAEDKIKKALDKGEVLPTEARFDSNCITPGTDFMARLQKQLEYFVHNKLSTDKLWQNVNVYLSGHETPGEGEHKIMEFIRYENAKPGHNPNTRHCLYGLDADLIMLGLTSHEPNFSLLREEVRFGGKKSQKRITAPEETTFHLLHLSLMREYIDYEFSELRDQIGSDYDLERIIDDWILMGFLVGNDFIPHLPHLHINHDALPLLYKTYISVLPSLGGYLNENGHLNLRNFEKYLEKLSEFDREHYSEISVDLKWFESKVGNKYLNEAAGLAAEEEAARKDSNMNEDSALCLAALTASEKGTAAGKGSGGDDEEEEDDLFETEFRQYKRTYYMTKMGVELVSDDFLAMQAKCYVEGIQWILHYYYHGVQSWSWYYPYHYAPFLSDIRNISGLTLTFDLAKPFMPFQQLLAVLPAASMELLPQAYRHLMTSENSPIIEYYPLNFNTDLNGKQQEWEAVVLIPFIDERCLLAAMEPCNHKLTNEEKARNRHTECAVYSHDPEIDFPYSSNLPELFPNIVHCHVRKANIPMDAWHVSLSHRSRTVDRSALYFCGFPTLQHIKHKFYKKKSGVVVFQQSSRGENMMLEILHNKDADLDAVCDDVAAQVLGKPVFVNWPHLEEARIVAVSDGDVKFYLEEPPGVQKVYDRPSTPPPTKVTCLSDKEQKDWVKDVQGLTEHFLKRKGIAVNETAVVLYGQLLTGRKYVPKANGVVELEKQWAKQILPFAHQTVVKDIKAFYSSLNCFKSLDELFPPATTVFMVGNPYYGAMGEVQDSSDVIKDGRVRVVFSVPHEPQLEPLIQNQHKYCVKYSPGYVLASRLGITNYLVSRFSGSIYIGRGSKKNPCGEQKANVGLNLKFNKKNEEVPGYTKRTEKEWLYSSAVEELLAEYLDRFSEVFNTVARNSHDDVFYEDDIWPGLEQNGAEKVAEITAWLKSHPVSSVSRASCDLQVLDTAIVEKIEEAVEKTKVKKSTKKVRVTVKPHLLFRPLEQQQGVVPDPDAEYRLFDRVVNIRESFSVPLGLRGTVIGIKGAEREAEVLYEVLFDEEFAGGLNIRCTTPRGYRLPPCALINLSHGGRVDPTAHKLTAIVKPQPSAATNFNSQRQLAGLNHSPRSPFIPTQHNNKHGVGKAAAQGNRNSPSKGLIQKNQGKSKEEYGNVWQSLQSSGPPQKPPAHWHSNEGQSQHTNNQQPNKAAPAGSIRLLKKDEDVSSLFPSNTPPNKATTEFEDLIANLKISAGNQQTPPPPAPPQPPTSQSDGPLSPQSFAMKGTLVLKEMLKIDGTGTGSPSAQEASNTSIGHQQNKRRSSKKLAANMNNPYSDGAPPAAANLSNAVLNSKVSELAYVCVGLGMAPPDFSFIRNRQNLVVCQVKLSNGLMVHGPQCQSENDAKEKAAFFALQRLNSVGSGFPLPPPLFPGVGQIRPPPLGAMPPVFNQQGGLLLPPQGYGPAPLWGMPLPPPHHSNQPFYGAAGTFPGTARQQAATTLPIGSHNQFIPLQVTKKRVSANKKNQETREFYSAANTVARNQSQRAQYQPSNQSQGQTDPSSSKIDQLQHMTNSDPSSSSPGVVDTVSSMTTATPHTPPRQNPPSTGHTPGSASKRKHRKLAVNFEAAKVSE, encoded by the exons ATTCCAGAGTTTGACAATCTCTATCTGGACATGAATGGTATCATCCATCAGTGCTCCCACCCCAACGACGAGGATGTCCACTTCCGCATTTCAGAAGAAAAGATTTTTGCTGACATCTTCCACTACCTGGAGGTTCTCTTCAGGATCATCAAGCCTCGTAAAGTCTTCTTCATGGCAGTGGATGGTGTGGCACCGAGGGCAAAAATGAACcagcagagaggaaggagaTTCAG GTCCGCCAAAGAAGCAGAAGACAAGATTAAAAAAGCTCTGGATAAAGGAGAGGTGCTACCCACAGAGGCTCGCTTCGACTCCAACTGTATCACTCCAG GAACTGACTTCATGGCGAGACTCCAGAAACAGCTTGAGTATTTTGTCCACAACAAACTCTCTACAGACAAACTCTGGCAGAATGTCAACGTCTACCTGTCTGGCCATGAG ACTCCAGGAGAAGGAGAACATAAGATCATGGAGTTTATCCGCTATGAGAATGCTAAACCAGGCCACAACCCCAACACGCGACACTGCCTGTACGGCCTGGACGCTGACCTG ATAATGCTGGGTTTAACTAGCCATGAACCAAACTTCTCCCTGCTCAGGGAGGAGGTCCGCTTTGGGGGAAAGAAATCCCAAAAAAG GATAACGGCTCCAGAGGAAACAACTTTTCATCTGCTTCACTTGTCTCTGATGAGGGAGTACATCGATTATGAGTTCTCAGAGCTCAGG GATCAGATCGGCAGTGATTATGACTTGGAGCGAATAATAGATGACTGGATTTTAATGGGCTTTCTGGTGGGAAATGATTTCATCCCTCACCTCCCTCATCTACACATCAATCATGACGCTTTGCCTCTGCTGTACAAGACCTACATCAGCGTTCTGCCCAGCCTGGGGG GTTATCTGAACGAGAATGGCCACCTTAACCTCAGAAACTTTGAGAAGTACTTGGAGAAGCTTTCAGAG TTTGACAGGGAACACTACAGTGAAATATCTGTGGACCTGAAGTGGTTTGAGAGTAAAGTTGGTAACAAGTATCTGAATGAAGCTGCCGGATTGGCTGCAGAAGAGGAAGCTGCTAGGAAAGACTCCAACATGAATGAG GATTCAGCCCTTTGTCTGGCAGCTCTGACTGCATCCGAAAAAGGGACTGCAGCAGGAAAAGGATCAGGAGGAGacgatgaggaagaggaggatgatttGTTTGAGACTGAGTTCAGACAGTACAAGCGCACCTACTATATGACCAAGATGGGTGTGGAGTTGGTGTCTGA cGACTTTCTAGCCATGCAGGCCAAGTGCTACGTGGAAGGTATCCAGTGGATCCTCCACTACTATTACCACGGGGTTCAGTCCTGGAGCTG GTACTACCCCTATCACTACGCTCCCTTCCTGTCTGACATCAGGAATATATCAGGGTTAACACTAACCTTTGACCTGGCGAAACCATTCATGCCCTTCCAGCAGCTGCTGGCGGTCCTGCCTGCTGCTAGCATGGAGCTGCTGCCTCAGGCTTACAGG CACCTGATGACCAGTGAAAATTCCCCCATTATCGAGTACTACCCTCTTAACTTCAATACAGACCTCAATGGCAAGCAACAGGAGTGGGAGGCTGTGGTTCTGATTCCCTTCATAGATGAG CGGTGTTTACTAGCAGCCATGGAGCCCTGTAATCACAAACTGACCAATGAGGAGAAGGCCAGGAACCGTCACACAGAGTGTGCAGTCTACTCACATGATCCAGAGATTGACTTCCCATACTCCTCCAACCTGCCTGAGCTGTTCCCCAACATCGTCCACTGCCACGTCAG GAAGGCAAACATCCCTATGGATGCCTGGCATGTATCCTTGAGCCACCGCAGCAGAACCGTAGACCGCTCTGCTCTGTACTTCTGTGGTTTCCCAACTCTGCAGCACATCAAGCACaag TTCTATAAGAAAAAGAGCGGAGTGGTTGTTTttcagcagagcagcagaggagagaacaTGATGCTGGAGATCCTCCACAACAAGGATGCTGATCTTGATGCA GTGTGCGATGATGTTGCTGCCCAGGTCCTGGGGAAGCCTGTGTTTGTGAACTGGCCACATCTAGAGGAAGCTCGCATTGTTGCGGTGTCCGATGGTGATGTAAA GTTTTATCTTGAGGAACCACCAGGTGTCCAAAAAGTATACGACAGACCCTCAACACCGCCGCCTACCAAAGTTACCTGTCTGTCTGACAAGGAGCAGAAGGACTGGGTAAAGGACGTCCAAGGACTCACTGAACA tttctTGAAAAGAAAAGGCATTGCAGTGAACGAGACAGCGGTGGTTTTGTACGGCCAGCTGCTGACGGGAAGGAAGTACGTCCCCAAAGCCAACGGGGTGGTGGAGCTGGAGAAACAGTGGGCCAAGCAGATTCTCCCTTTTGCCCACCAGACTGTTGTTAAG GACATCAAGGCCTTTTACTCGTCTCTGAACTGCTTTAAGAGCTTAGATGAGCTCTTTCCTCCTGCCACCACTGTCTTTATGGTGGGGAACCCGTACTACGGTGCCATGGGAGAG GTTCAGGATTCCAGCGATGTCATCAAAGACGGCCGGGTACGAGTTGTCTTCAGCGTCCCACATGAACCACAGCTGGAGCCCCTTATTCAGAACCAGCAT AAATACTGTGTGAAGTACAGCCCTGGATACGTTCTGGCGTCTCGCCTCGGCATCACCAACTACCTCGTCTCCCGCTTTTCAGGAAGCATCTACATTGGCCGAGGCTCCAAGAAGAA TCCCTGTGGAGAGCAGAAAGCAAATGTTGGCCTGAACCTGAAGTTCAACAAGAAGAATGAGGAGGTTCCTGGATACACAAAGAGAACAGAGAAGGAGTGGCTCTACTCTTCTGCCGTGGAGGAGCTGCTGGCTGAATACCTGGACAG attTTCTGAGGTTTTCAACACAGTTGCCAGAAACAGCCACGATGATGTTTTCTATGAAGACGACATCTGGCCTGGACTGGAGCAGAATGG GGCGGAGAAAGTTGCTGAAATCACAGCATGGTTGAAAAGTCACCCAGTGAGCTCCGTCAGCAGGGCGTCTTGTGACCTACAGGTGCTGGACACTGCCATCGTGGAGAAGATCGAGGAGGCAGTGGAGAAAACCAAG GTGAAGAAGAGCACCAAGAAAGTCCGAGTGACAGTCAAGCCTCACCTTCTCTTCAGG CCTTTGGAGCAGCAGCAGGGCGTGGTTCCTGACCCCGATGCAGAGTATCGTCTGTTTGACAGAGTCGTCAACATCAGGGAGAGCTTCTCCGTCCCTCTGGGACTCAGAGGAACAGTCATTGGCATTAAAGGAG CGGAGCGTGAAGCCGAGGTTCTGTATGAAGTGCTTTTTGATGAAGAATTTGCTGGCGGTCTTAACATCAG GTGTACGACACCACGTGGTTACCGCCTCCCTCCTTGCGCTCTCATCAACCTTTCCCATGGAGGTCGAGTGGATCCTACAGCCCACAAACTCACCGCCATCGTCAAACCTCAGCCCTCTGCGGCCACAAACTTCAACTCACAACGTCAGTTGGCCGGCCTGAACCATTCTCCTCGTTCTCCCTTCATCCCCACACAG CATAACAACAAACATGGCGTGGGGAAGGCAGCTGCCCAGGGCAACAGGAACTCTCCCTCTAAAGGTCTCATCCAGAAAAATCAGGGAAAG AGTAAAGAGGAGTACGGTAACGTTTGGCAGTCTCTGCAGAGCTCTGGACCTCCCCAGAAACCTCCAGCTCACTGGCACAGTAAT GAAGGACAATCCCAACACACAAATAACCAGCAGCCAAACAAAGCT GCTCCAGCAGGTAGCATCAGACTGCTGAAGAAAGATGAAGATGTCAGCTCTCTTTTCCCTTCAAATACTCCACCCAACAag GCCACAACAGAGTTTGAAGATCTGATAGCCAACCTGAAGATCTCTGCTGGTAACCAAcagactccaccccctcctgctcctcctcagcCACCTACCAGCCAATCGGATGGCCCCTTGTCCCCACAGTCCTTCGCCATG AAAGGAACTCTGGTGCTGAAGGAGATGCTAAAAATTGACGGCACAGGAACAGGAAGTCCCAGTGCCCAGGAGGCATCTAACACCTCCATCGGACACCAGCAGAACAAGAGAAGATCATCAAAGAAGCTGG CAGCGAATATGAACAACCCATACAGTGACGgagctcctcctgctgctgctaacCTCTCCAATGCTGTGCTAAACAGTAAGGTGTCAGAGCTGGCGTACGTCTGTGTGGGGTTAGGGATGGCACCGCCGGACTTCAGCTTCATACGAAACAGACAG AATCTGGTCGTGTGTCAAGTCAAGCTGTCCAATGGGCTGATGGTTCACGGTCCACAGTGCCAATCAGAAAATGATGCAAAGGAGAAAGCTGCCTTCTTCGCCCTCCAAAGACTG AACTCGGTAGGATCGGGGTTCCCCCTCCCGCCTCCTTTATTTCCAGGAGTGGGTCAGATACGACCACCACCCTTAGGAGCCATGCCGCCTGTCTTTAACCAACAAG GTGGTTTGCTGCTTCCTCCTCAGGGTTATGGCCCCGCTCCTCTGTGGGGGATGCCGCTGCCTCCTCCCCATCACTCGAACCAACCTTTCTACGGAGCAGCAGGAACTTTCCCCGGCACCGCTCGCCAGCAAGCTGCAACCACGCTGCCCATCGGCTCCCACAACCAGTTTATACCTTTACAG GTGACGAAGAAACGAGTCTCGGCAAACAAAAAGAACCAGGAAACTCGAGAGTTTTACAGCGCCGCCAACACCGTGGCCAGAAACCAATCACAGAGAGCCCAGTATCAGCCCTCCAACCAATCACAAGGCCAGACTGATCCCAGCAGCAGTAAAATAGACCAACTGCAACACATGACCAACAGTGACCCCTCTTCGTCCAGTCCTGGTGTTGTAGACACTGTTTCCTCAATGACGACAGCAACTCCGCACACGCCCCCTCGACAGAACCCGCCATCAACAGGCCACACTCCAGGCTCCGCTTCCAAGAGGAAGCACAGAAAACTGGCAGTGAACTTTGAGGCGGCCAAAGTCTCTGAGTAA